One window of Schistocerca cancellata isolate TAMUIC-IGC-003103 chromosome 9, iqSchCanc2.1, whole genome shotgun sequence genomic DNA carries:
- the LOC126101199 gene encoding uncharacterized abhydrolase domain-containing protein DDB_G0269086-like, translating into MPGTVRTQSKDTQESISKSLLQAAQTERAAQTERAAQTERAAQTERAAQTERAAQTERAAQTERAAQTERAAQTERAAQTERAAQTERAAQTERAAQTERAAQTERAAQTERAAQTERAAQTERAAQTERAAQTERAAQTERAAQTERAAQTERAAQTERAAQTERAAQTERAAQTERAAQTERAAQTERAAQTERAAQTERAAQTERAAQTERAAQTERAAQTERAAQTERAAQTERAAQTERAAQTERAAQTERAAQTERAAQTERAAQTERAAQTERAAQTERAAQTERAAQTERAAQTERAAQTERAAQTERSRQQLKVYDYQ; encoded by the coding sequence AGCTGCACAGACAGAAAGAGCTGCACAGACAGAAAGAGCTGCACAGACAGAAAGAGCTGCACAGACAGAAAGAGCTGCACAGACAGAAAGAGCTGCACAGACAGAAAGAGCTGCACAGACAGAAAGAGCTGCACAGACAGAAAGAGCTGCACAGACAGAAAGAGCTGCACAGACAGAAAGAGCTGCACAGACAGAAAGAGCTGCACAGACAGAAAGAGCTGCACAGACAGAAAGAGCTGCACAGACAGAAAGAGCTGCACAGACAGAAAGAGCTGCACAGACAGAAAGAGCTGCACAGACAGAAAGAGCTGCACAGACAGAAAGAGCTGCACAGACAGAAAGAGCTGCACAGACAGAAAGAGCTGCACAGACAGAAAGAGCTGCACAGACAGAAAGAGCTGCACAGACAGAAAGAGCTGCACAGACAGAAAGAGCTGCACAGACAGAAAGAGCTGCACAGACAGAAAGAGCTGCACAGACAGAAAGAGCTGCACAGACAGAAAGAGCTGCACAGACAGAAAGAGCTGCACAGACAGAAAGAGCTGCACAGACAGAAAGAGCTGCACAGACAGAAAGAGCTGCACAGACAGAAAGAGCTGCACAGACAGAAAGAGCTGCACAGACAGAAAGAGCTGCACAGACAGAAAGAGCTGCACAGACAGAAAGAGCTGCACAGACAGAAAGAGCTGCACAGACAGAAAGAGCTGCACAGACAGAAAGAGCTGCACAGACAGAAAGAGCTGCACAGACAGAAAGAGCTGCACAGACAGAAAGAGCTGCACAGACAGAAAGAGCTGCACAGACAGAAAGAGCTGCACAGACAGAAAGAGCTGCACAGACAGAAAGAGCTGCACAGACAGAAAGAGCTGCACAGACAGAAAGATCACGACAACAATTAAAAGTTTATGATTACCAGTGA